A genomic stretch from Hemicordylus capensis ecotype Gifberg chromosome 5, rHemCap1.1.pri, whole genome shotgun sequence includes:
- the OSTC gene encoding oligosaccharyltransferase complex subunit OSTC, with translation METLYRLPFTVLECPNVKLKRPSWVHMPSAMTVYALVVVSYFLITGGIIYDVIVEPPSVGSMTDEHGHQRPVAFLAYRVNGQYIMEGLASSFLFTMGGLGFIILDRSNAPNIPKLNRFLLLFIGFVSVLLSFFMARVFMRMKLPGYLMG, from the exons ATGGAGACTCTGTACCGGCTGCCGTTCACGGTGCTGGAGTGCCCCAACGTCAAGTTGAAGCGGCCGAGCTGGGTGCATATGCCCTCGGCCATGACGGTTTACGCGCTGGTGGTAGTCTCGTATTTCCTCATCACTGGAG GAATCATTTATGATGTGATTGTAGAACCTCCCAGTGTTGGCTCAATGACTGATGAACATGGACACCAGAGGCCTGTGGCCTTCTTGGCTTACAG AGTAAACGGACAGTACATCATGGAAGGGCTTGCTTCCAGCTTTCTCTTCACAATGGGAGGCCTTGGCTTTATAATACTGGACCGTTCCAATGCACCAAATATCCCAAAGCTGAATAGATTTCTGCTGCTTTTTATTGGGTTTGTCAGCGTCCTGCTCAGCTTCTTCATGGCCAGAGTGTTCATGCGAATGAAATTACC GGGCTATTTAATGGGTTAG